From Streptomyces sp. NBC_01754, a single genomic window includes:
- a CDS encoding glycoside hydrolase domain-containing protein, whose protein sequence is MVTCVSREHGGIAVADEKVLDAQEWVNATYGNVAGYVRCPEDGKTGWPTMNSLIMGLQHELGISPVVANFGPTTVSKVQELGDIGFGWNQSSNIVRIIQYGLFCKGYWGANGFGEFGAVTTEAVKGLRVNMGLPDGGMGTAGGVVTPKIFMCILNMDAHVVVAGGTEKIRSIQQWLNGRYWQRDAYSIGPCDGIYSRDVQKSLVVAIQYELGLSPNGNFGPGTQDGLRARPMREGDSGIFVELFTAACVFNEPVILRGLDDSEVRTTFKSTFDSKTREFVEIFQKFSQLYTKGDANYGVGEYDTWAQLLVSMGNADRAATASDTRFEITASRARWLYDNSYRMVGRYLYDPPGSTLDKEIKPGELQTIFDAGLRVFPIYQDNARQLADFTYGQGYQHALNAHELASQYGFNRGTTIYFAVDYDAQQWEIDGYPEGVVPYFNGVVAGLASRGKKYFHGVYGSRNVCINVTAKTGARFSFVSGMSWGFSGNLGYPLPSNWAINQIKEFEVTNGTDTFDLDRDVWRRDGEPGVGSVNNTGGPADAYIAYVQRLYDHALAYKSSNGVGTNASRLVTEYIRHEKYRGLQWWWLAGSYDEDFVGYCNTRGMSVLDSFTDTVTGYQLDATHLMATANGFLENADSSDKKESTGGDIAGWGGDVMTFWTDWRHSVDEYASPLTFCQAKLAVPGVVSSFGYTDMIEDVDGYLLAKYVADGGNVVDWMKAHYNNGGGLTRFRSHFDRRWQNATNARACCWDILAGPSDATVNAARLALITGAGAALPADYVLLPGNTEKLALFCQGFSDRQLSLIGLENSLAAQYKKNLAAYRKQVAQRAADR, encoded by the coding sequence ATGGTGACGTGCGTGAGCAGAGAGCATGGGGGAATTGCTGTGGCGGACGAAAAGGTGCTTGACGCCCAAGAGTGGGTCAACGCTACATACGGAAACGTGGCCGGCTACGTACGGTGCCCGGAAGACGGCAAAACCGGCTGGCCGACCATGAACTCCCTGATCATGGGATTACAGCACGAACTGGGAATCTCTCCGGTGGTCGCGAATTTCGGTCCCACCACGGTGAGCAAGGTCCAGGAGCTTGGCGACATCGGCTTCGGCTGGAACCAGAGCTCGAACATTGTGCGAATAATTCAGTACGGCCTGTTCTGTAAGGGGTACTGGGGTGCGAACGGATTCGGTGAATTCGGCGCGGTCACCACAGAGGCGGTCAAGGGTCTCCGGGTCAACATGGGTCTCCCGGATGGTGGAATGGGCACCGCGGGCGGCGTCGTCACCCCGAAGATCTTCATGTGCATCCTCAACATGGATGCGCATGTCGTCGTGGCCGGCGGAACGGAGAAGATCCGGTCCATTCAGCAGTGGCTCAACGGCCGCTACTGGCAGCGGGACGCCTACTCGATCGGCCCGTGCGACGGCATCTACTCCCGAGACGTGCAGAAGTCCCTGGTCGTCGCCATCCAGTACGAACTGGGGCTGAGCCCCAACGGCAACTTCGGACCGGGTACCCAGGACGGTCTGCGGGCCCGTCCCATGCGGGAGGGCGACTCCGGCATCTTCGTCGAACTGTTCACGGCCGCCTGCGTCTTCAACGAGCCGGTGATCCTGCGAGGGCTCGACGACTCGGAGGTCCGGACGACCTTCAAGAGCACCTTCGACTCGAAGACCCGGGAGTTCGTCGAGATATTCCAGAAATTCTCCCAGCTGTACACGAAAGGCGACGCCAATTACGGCGTAGGCGAGTACGACACCTGGGCGCAGTTGTTGGTGTCCATGGGTAATGCGGACCGTGCGGCAACCGCTTCGGACACGAGGTTCGAGATCACCGCCTCACGCGCCCGGTGGCTGTACGACAACAGCTATCGCATGGTTGGCCGCTACCTGTACGACCCGCCGGGGTCCACGCTCGACAAGGAGATCAAACCCGGCGAGCTGCAGACCATTTTCGACGCCGGCCTGCGGGTGTTCCCGATCTACCAGGACAACGCTCGCCAACTCGCCGACTTCACCTACGGTCAGGGCTACCAGCACGCCCTCAACGCACATGAGCTGGCCAGTCAATACGGCTTCAACCGTGGCACCACGATCTACTTCGCCGTCGACTACGACGCCCAGCAGTGGGAGATCGACGGCTACCCGGAGGGCGTTGTACCTTACTTCAACGGCGTTGTGGCCGGCCTTGCCAGCAGGGGCAAGAAGTACTTCCACGGTGTCTACGGCTCCCGCAACGTGTGTATCAACGTCACCGCCAAGACCGGCGCGCGATTCTCCTTCGTGTCCGGCATGTCCTGGGGCTTCTCCGGGAACCTCGGTTACCCCTTGCCGTCCAACTGGGCGATCAACCAGATCAAGGAGTTCGAGGTCACCAACGGTACGGACACCTTCGACCTGGACCGGGACGTCTGGCGGCGCGACGGCGAGCCCGGCGTCGGCTCGGTGAACAACACCGGTGGTCCCGCCGACGCGTACATCGCCTACGTGCAGCGGCTCTACGACCACGCCCTCGCGTACAAGTCGTCGAACGGCGTGGGCACCAACGCCAGCCGGCTGGTAACGGAGTACATCCGTCACGAGAAGTACCGGGGTCTGCAGTGGTGGTGGCTGGCGGGCAGCTACGACGAGGACTTCGTCGGGTACTGCAACACCCGCGGTATGTCGGTCCTGGACTCCTTCACCGACACCGTCACGGGATACCAGCTCGACGCCACCCACCTGATGGCCACGGCCAACGGCTTCCTGGAGAACGCCGACTCCTCCGACAAGAAGGAGTCCACCGGCGGTGACATCGCCGGCTGGGGCGGGGACGTCATGACCTTCTGGACGGACTGGCGGCACTCGGTGGACGAGTACGCCTCGCCGCTCACGTTCTGTCAGGCCAAGCTGGCCGTGCCCGGCGTCGTCTCCAGCTTCGGCTACACGGACATGATCGAGGACGTCGACGGGTACCTCCTGGCGAAGTACGTCGCCGATGGCGGGAACGTCGTCGACTGGATGAAGGCGCACTACAACAACGGGGGCGGCTTGACCCGCTTCCGCAGCCACTTCGACCGGCGCTGGCAGAACGCCACCAACGCGCGCGCGTGCTGCTGGGACATCCTCGCCGGCCCCTCCGACGCCACCGTCAACGCGGCCCGGCTCGCGCTCATCACGGGCGCGGGCGCCGCCCTGCCGGCGGATTACGTCCTCCTGCCGGGCAACACGGAAAAGCTCGCCCTGTTCTGTCAGGGGTTCTCCGACCGTCAGCTCTCCCTCATCGGCCTGGAGAACAGCCTGGCCGCCCAGTACAAGAAGAACCTGGCTGCCTACCGAAAGCAGGTCGCGCAGCGGGCGGCGGATCGTTAG
- a CDS encoding SCO1431 family membrane protein — protein MTATPAAENLRRARTGGPDDGPKVLEHILGWTLVVVLAVFVTQAGFM, from the coding sequence ATGACCGCGACGCCTGCCGCCGAGAACCTCCGCCGCGCCCGCACCGGCGGCCCCGATGACGGGCCGAAGGTGCTGGAGCACATCCTGGGATGGACCCTCGTCGTGGTCCTCGCCGTGTTCGTCACCCAGGCCGGGTTCATGTGA
- a CDS encoding amidohydrolase codes for MTESAAPQSEHRTVLLRGGDVHSPADPFATAMVVESGHVAWVGSEGAADAFASGVDAVIDLEGALVTPAFTDAHVHTTATGLALTGLDLSGARTLAEALGLLSAHVNGHASQRVVLGHGWDATRWPEQRPPSRAELDEAAGGRPVYLPRIDVHSAVVTTALLDLVPGVRALAGYHPDAPLTGAAHHAVRSAAHGAVTPAQRAEAQRAALAHAASLGIGTVHECAGPEISDEDDFTGLLALAAEQPGPRVFGYWADLIEDEKGARRIRELGATGAAGDLFVDGSLGSHTACLHEPYADAPHTGTAHLDAEQIALHVTACTEAGLQAGFHAIGDAALTAVVTGVRAAAETLGLARVRAARHRVEHAEMLTPATIAAFAELGLTASVQPAFDAAWGGRDAMYARRLGAERAGTLNPYAAMLRAGVPLAFGSDSPVTPLDPWGTVRAAAFHRTPGHRVSVRAGFTAHTRGGWRAVGRDDAGVLVPGAPADYAVWRTGDLVVQAPDDRVARWSTDPRSGTPGLPDLTPGEALPVCLRTVVLGQTVHERPNE; via the coding sequence ATGACCGAGAGCGCCGCCCCCCAGAGCGAACACCGCACCGTGCTGCTGCGCGGTGGAGACGTCCACAGCCCCGCCGATCCGTTCGCCACCGCGATGGTGGTCGAAAGCGGCCATGTCGCCTGGGTGGGATCCGAAGGGGCGGCCGACGCCTTCGCGAGCGGCGTCGACGCGGTGATCGACCTGGAAGGCGCCCTGGTCACGCCCGCGTTCACCGACGCCCATGTGCACACCACCGCCACCGGACTCGCCCTCACGGGACTCGACCTGTCGGGCGCCCGCACCCTCGCGGAAGCCCTGGGCCTGCTGAGCGCCCATGTGAACGGCCACGCCTCCCAGCGGGTCGTCCTCGGCCACGGCTGGGACGCGACGCGCTGGCCCGAGCAGCGGCCGCCCAGCCGCGCCGAACTCGACGAGGCGGCCGGCGGCCGGCCCGTCTACCTGCCCCGGATCGACGTCCACTCGGCCGTCGTGACCACCGCGCTCCTCGATCTGGTCCCCGGCGTCAGAGCCCTGGCCGGCTACCACCCCGACGCCCCGCTGACCGGCGCCGCCCATCACGCGGTGCGCTCCGCCGCCCACGGTGCCGTCACCCCCGCCCAGCGTGCCGAGGCCCAGCGGGCCGCCCTGGCGCACGCGGCCTCGCTGGGCATCGGTACCGTCCACGAGTGCGCCGGCCCGGAGATCTCCGACGAGGACGACTTCACCGGCCTCCTGGCCCTCGCCGCGGAGCAGCCCGGCCCCCGGGTCTTCGGCTACTGGGCCGACCTGATCGAGGACGAGAAGGGCGCCCGACGTATCCGTGAGCTCGGCGCCACCGGCGCGGCCGGCGACCTCTTCGTCGACGGTTCCCTGGGCTCGCACACCGCCTGCCTGCACGAGCCGTACGCCGACGCCCCGCACACCGGGACCGCCCACCTGGACGCGGAACAGATCGCCCTGCACGTCACGGCGTGCACCGAGGCCGGACTGCAGGCCGGCTTCCACGCCATCGGAGACGCGGCCCTGACCGCCGTCGTCACGGGCGTACGGGCCGCCGCCGAAACCCTCGGGCTCGCCCGTGTGCGCGCCGCCAGGCACCGGGTGGAGCACGCCGAGATGCTCACCCCGGCGACGATCGCGGCCTTCGCGGAACTCGGTCTCACCGCCTCCGTCCAGCCCGCCTTCGACGCGGCCTGGGGAGGCCGGGACGCCATGTACGCGCGACGCCTGGGGGCGGAACGGGCCGGCACACTCAATCCGTACGCCGCCATGCTCCGCGCGGGTGTACCGCTGGCCTTCGGCTCGGACAGCCCGGTGACCCCGCTGGATCCGTGGGGGACCGTCCGGGCCGCCGCCTTCCACCGCACCCCCGGACACCGGGTCTCGGTACGGGCCGGCTTCACCGCGCACACCCGGGGCGGCTGGCGGGCGGTCGGCCGCGACGACGCGGGCGTGCTCGTCCCCGGGGCCCCGGCGGACTACGCCGTCTGGCGTACCGGCGACCTGGTGGTCCAGGCCCCTGACGACCGGGTGGCCCGGTGGTCGACCGATCCGCGTTCCGGCACTCCCGGCCTGCCCGATCTCACTCCGGGTGAGGCCCTTCCGGTCTGCCTGCGCACCGTGGTCCTGGGGCAGACCGTCCACGAGAGGCCGAACGAGTGA
- a CDS encoding Lrp/AsnC family transcriptional regulator, translating into MEELDRHIVELLVKDGRMSYTDLGKATGLSTSAVHQRVRRLEQRGVIRGYAAVVDPEAVGLPLTAFISVKPFDPSAPDDIAERLADVPELEACHSVAGDENYILKVRVATPLELEHLLSRIRSLAGVSTRTTVVLSTPYEARPPQI; encoded by the coding sequence ATGGAGGAGCTGGACCGTCACATCGTGGAGTTGCTCGTCAAGGACGGGCGGATGAGCTACACCGATCTGGGTAAGGCCACGGGCCTGTCCACCTCGGCCGTTCATCAGCGCGTCCGCCGGCTGGAGCAGCGCGGGGTGATCCGCGGATACGCCGCGGTGGTCGACCCCGAGGCTGTCGGACTGCCCCTGACCGCGTTCATCTCGGTGAAACCCTTCGACCCGAGTGCCCCGGACGACATCGCCGAACGGCTCGCCGACGTACCGGAGTTGGAGGCGTGCCACAGCGTCGCCGGTGACGAGAACTACATCCTCAAGGTGCGGGTGGCCACCCCCCTGGAGCTGGAGCACCTGCTGAGCCGGATCCGCTCGCTGGCCGGCGTCTCCACCCGTACGACCGTCGTCCTGTCCACCCCGTACGAGGCGCGGCCCCCGCAGATCTGA
- a CDS encoding polyprenol monophosphomannose synthase, which yields MNDGGQRQFGPLGEVLVIIPTYNEVENIKLIVARVRAAVPEADILIADDNSPDGTGKVADELAADDGRIQVLHRKGKEGLGAAYLAGFRWGSEHGYGVLVEMDADGSHQPEELPRLLTALKNADLVLGSRWVPGGRVVNWPRHREMISRGGSFYSRMLLGLSVRDVTGGYRAFRTATLQGLGLDEVSSQGYCFQVDLARRAVEAGHHVVEVPITFVEREIGDSKMSRDILVEALWRVTSWGITGRADKILGRKKT from the coding sequence GTGAACGACGGCGGTCAGAGGCAGTTCGGCCCGCTCGGCGAAGTCTTGGTGATCATCCCGACCTACAACGAGGTCGAGAACATCAAACTGATCGTCGCCCGGGTGCGCGCCGCCGTCCCGGAAGCCGACATCCTGATCGCCGACGACAACAGCCCCGACGGCACCGGCAAGGTGGCCGACGAGCTCGCCGCGGACGACGGCCGGATCCAGGTGCTGCACCGCAAGGGCAAGGAGGGACTCGGCGCCGCCTACCTGGCGGGATTCCGATGGGGCTCCGAACACGGCTACGGGGTACTCGTCGAGATGGACGCGGACGGCTCCCACCAGCCCGAGGAACTGCCCCGGCTCCTGACCGCGCTCAAGAACGCCGACCTGGTGCTCGGCTCCCGCTGGGTCCCCGGCGGCCGGGTGGTCAACTGGCCCCGGCACCGCGAGATGATCTCCCGCGGCGGCAGCTTCTACTCCCGCATGCTGCTGGGCCTCTCGGTCCGGGACGTCACCGGGGGCTACCGGGCCTTCCGCACCGCGACCCTCCAGGGCCTCGGCCTCGACGAGGTCTCCTCCCAGGGCTACTGCTTCCAGGTAGACCTGGCCCGCCGAGCCGTGGAGGCGGGCCATCACGTCGTCGAGGTGCCCATCACGTTCGTGGAACGAGAGATCGGCGACTCCAAGATGAGCCGGGACATCCTGGTCGAGGCCCTGTGGCGGGTCACCAGCTGGGGCATCACGGGCCGCGCGGACAAGATCCTGGGCCGCAAGAAGACCTGA
- the cs1 gene encoding clavaminate synthase Cs1 gives MTVIDCSELRDELLELASRLPAVPRADLPAFLEAAKEASGDLPASIAEALDAFNVSGNEDGYLLLRGLPVEQRDQLPRTPESTPAPEERPLLTMEAMLGIVGRRLGLHTGYKELRSGTVYHDVYPSPGAHHLSSETSETLLEFHTEMAYHDLQPNYVMLACSRADHERKAATLVGSVRKALPLVPEGFRSHLFDRKVPCCVDVAFRGGIEDPGAIAQVKPLYGDPADPLLGYDRELLAPEDPRDVEAVEALSKALDEVTEAVYLLPGDVLIIDNFRTTHARTPFTPRWDGADRWLHRVYIRTDRFGQLSGGEHAGDVVAFTPRA, from the coding sequence GTGACCGTCATCGACTGCTCCGAACTCCGCGACGAACTCCTGGAACTCGCCTCGCGCCTGCCCGCGGTGCCGCGCGCGGACCTCCCGGCCTTCCTGGAGGCCGCGAAGGAGGCGTCCGGCGACCTCCCCGCCTCGATCGCCGAGGCACTCGACGCTTTCAACGTCTCCGGCAACGAGGACGGCTACCTCCTGCTGCGCGGCCTGCCCGTCGAACAGCGGGACCAGCTGCCGCGCACCCCCGAGTCCACCCCCGCGCCGGAGGAGCGCCCCCTGCTGACCATGGAGGCGATGCTCGGCATCGTCGGCCGCCGGCTCGGTCTGCACACCGGGTACAAGGAGCTGCGCAGTGGCACCGTCTACCACGACGTGTATCCCTCGCCCGGCGCGCACCACCTCTCCTCGGAGACCAGCGAGACCCTGCTGGAGTTCCACACGGAAATGGCGTACCACGACCTCCAGCCCAACTACGTGATGCTCGCCTGTTCCCGGGCCGACCACGAACGCAAGGCCGCGACCTTGGTCGGTTCGGTCCGCAAGGCGCTGCCACTGGTCCCGGAGGGCTTCCGCAGCCACCTCTTCGACCGCAAGGTGCCCTGCTGCGTCGACGTCGCCTTCCGCGGCGGCATCGAGGACCCGGGCGCGATCGCACAGGTGAAGCCGCTCTACGGCGACCCGGCGGACCCGCTGCTCGGCTACGACCGGGAGCTGCTGGCCCCCGAGGACCCCCGGGACGTCGAAGCGGTGGAGGCACTCTCCAAGGCGCTGGACGAGGTCACCGAAGCCGTGTACCTGCTCCCCGGTGACGTCCTGATCATCGACAACTTCCGCACGACACACGCCCGTACGCCCTTCACACCACGCTGGGACGGGGCAGACCGGTGGCTGCACCGCGTCTACATCCGCACCGATCGCTTCGGCCAGCTCTCCGGCGGCGAACACGCGGGCGATGTGGTCGCCTTCACTCCGCGCGCCTGA
- a CDS encoding acyl-CoA dehydrogenase family protein gives MPDRAPQPVERRLPSEESRQLIGLVRDIVSKEIAPRAAEEEEAGHFPREVFTLLSGSGLLALPYDSAFGGGDQPYEVYLQVLEELAAARLTVGLGVSVHSLACHALANFGTGRQRDAHLPAMLTGGLLGAYCLSEPASGSDAASLRTKAVRDGDDWVLTGTKAWITHGGVADFCTVLARTGVEGPRGITAFLVPGDAEGLGAALPEKKMGMKGSPTAQLHFDGVRIGDDRRIGDEGQGFAIALSALDSGRLGIAACAVGVAQAALDEAVGYATGRRQFGRPVADFQGLRFMLADMATGIEAGRALYLEAARLRDAGQPFSRQAAMAKLFCTDVAMRVTTDAVQVLGGYGYTLDFPVERLMREAKVLQIVEGTNQIQRMVIARHLAGPESR, from the coding sequence ATGCCCGACCGTGCCCCGCAGCCGGTGGAACGCCGACTGCCCAGCGAGGAGTCCCGGCAGCTCATCGGGCTCGTACGCGACATCGTGTCCAAGGAGATCGCCCCCCGGGCGGCCGAGGAGGAGGAAGCCGGCCACTTCCCGCGCGAGGTCTTCACCCTCCTCTCCGGATCCGGCCTTCTCGCTCTGCCGTACGACTCGGCGTTCGGCGGTGGCGACCAGCCGTACGAGGTCTACCTCCAGGTGCTCGAAGAGCTCGCCGCCGCCCGGCTCACGGTCGGACTCGGCGTCAGCGTCCACTCGCTGGCCTGCCACGCCCTCGCCAACTTCGGGACGGGCCGGCAGCGGGACGCCCACCTCCCGGCGATGCTCACGGGCGGACTGCTGGGCGCCTACTGCCTCTCCGAGCCCGCCTCCGGCTCGGACGCCGCGTCGCTGCGCACCAAGGCCGTACGGGACGGCGACGACTGGGTGCTCACCGGCACCAAGGCGTGGATCACACACGGTGGCGTCGCCGACTTCTGCACGGTCCTGGCACGCACCGGAGTGGAAGGCCCCCGTGGCATCACCGCCTTCCTGGTCCCCGGGGACGCCGAAGGGCTCGGCGCGGCGCTGCCGGAGAAGAAGATGGGCATGAAGGGCTCGCCCACGGCCCAACTCCACTTCGACGGGGTACGGATCGGCGACGACCGCCGGATCGGCGACGAGGGGCAGGGCTTCGCGATCGCCCTGTCCGCGCTCGACTCGGGACGGCTGGGGATCGCCGCCTGCGCGGTCGGCGTGGCCCAGGCGGCGCTGGACGAGGCGGTCGGATACGCCACCGGGCGCCGCCAGTTCGGCCGGCCCGTCGCCGACTTCCAGGGCCTGCGCTTCATGCTCGCCGACATGGCCACCGGGATCGAGGCCGGACGCGCCCTCTATCTGGAAGCCGCCCGGCTGCGCGACGCCGGTCAGCCGTTCTCACGGCAGGCGGCGATGGCGAAGCTCTTCTGCACCGACGTGGCCATGCGGGTCACCACCGACGCGGTCCAGGTGCTCGGAGGGTACGGCTACACGCTCGACTTCCCCGTCGAGCGGCTGATGCGCGAGGCCAAGGTGCTCCAGATCGTCGAGGGCACCAACCAGATCCAGCGGATGGTCATCGCCCGCCACCTCGCGGGCCCCGAGTCCCGCTGA
- the speB gene encoding agmatinase yields the protein MERVDTAISPRYAQIPTFMRLPHDPQPTGRDVVVIGAPYDGGTSYRPGARFGPRAIRNESGLIHGVGIDRGPGTFDLIDCVDGGDIDLTPFNMHIAMDTAHRHLRGLLQDNAAFLMLGGDHSLTLAALRAVAEQHGPVAVVHLDAHSDTNPAFYGGEFHHGTPFRHGIDEGAVDPSRMVQIGIRGHNPQPDSLDYARGRGVRIVTTDEFVETGVAGTHALIQELIGDRPVYVSVDVDVADPAFAPGTGTPAPGGLSSREVLALLRCVGELRPVGFDVMEVSPLYDHAGITSVLATEIGAELLYQYARAHIKGRNDA from the coding sequence GTGGAACGCGTCGACACCGCGATCTCGCCCCGCTACGCGCAGATCCCGACCTTCATGCGCCTGCCGCACGACCCGCAGCCCACCGGCCGCGACGTCGTCGTCATCGGAGCCCCCTACGACGGGGGCACCAGCTACCGGCCGGGCGCCCGCTTCGGCCCACGCGCCATTCGCAACGAGTCCGGCCTGATCCACGGGGTCGGCATCGACCGGGGGCCTGGGACCTTCGACCTCATCGACTGCGTGGACGGCGGGGACATCGACCTGACCCCGTTCAACATGCACATCGCGATGGACACGGCCCACCGCCATCTGCGCGGCCTTCTCCAGGACAACGCCGCCTTCCTGATGCTCGGCGGCGACCACTCACTCACCCTGGCCGCCCTGCGCGCCGTCGCCGAACAGCACGGTCCCGTCGCCGTGGTCCACCTGGACGCGCACTCCGACACCAACCCCGCCTTCTACGGAGGCGAGTTCCACCACGGCACCCCGTTCCGGCACGGCATCGACGAAGGGGCCGTCGACCCCAGCCGCATGGTGCAGATCGGCATCCGGGGCCACAACCCCCAGCCCGACTCGCTGGACTACGCCCGCGGCAGGGGAGTGCGGATCGTCACCACCGACGAGTTCGTCGAGACCGGCGTCGCCGGCACCCACGCCCTGATCCAGGAGCTCATCGGCGACCGCCCCGTCTACGTGTCGGTCGATGTCGACGTCGCCGACCCCGCCTTCGCCCCGGGTACCGGAACCCCCGCACCCGGCGGACTTTCCTCCCGCGAGGTCCTGGCCCTGCTGCGCTGTGTGGGCGAGCTGCGGCCGGTCGGCTTCGACGTCATGGAGGTCTCGCCCCTCTACGACCACGCCGGGATCACCTCTGTCCTGGCGACCGAGATAGGCGCGGAACTGCTCTACCAGTACGCCCGCGCTCACATCAAAGGAAGGAACGACGCGTGA
- a CDS encoding penicillin-binding transpeptidase domain-containing protein, producing the protein MSEPTLQQMARHDRARRRGPRRAPVLGVAVAVVLAAGAGWWGYRAWSGDGPEEDPEVTAATERLQSFLDAWASGEPKKAAALSDSPENAESLLTSVLTNLKPSKAELSAGEGEKNDKGEVTVPYTAKFTVPAVGLFRYDSEATLIKKAEQWTVEFGSPMVHPRLKPGQTLALKTVAKRAAVLDTNGDDLQAASLRGSVDEQGKGTSGLEARYDKQLRGGGGAATSEVVIADRQSGQAETSLTKSSAEPGTPVKTTIDPKVQSAAAEAMEGLKVNAALIAVEPSTGNILAVSNRPAGGLNRALAGQYPPGSTFKVVTAAAMLQAGMKPADVVECPKFAHVDGQRFENQNQFTLPSGSTFRDSFAKSCNTMFVEHRSKVGGSALHDAAEAFGIGGVWDVGDSTYDGSVPVSTSDNDLAASTIGQARVQASPLVMASIAATVKEGVFKQPVLVPDAVKKKHEATARLAPSVTGALHDMMRATVTYGAGSALTGIPGEPHAKTGTAEFGQEKPPRTHAWMIGYQGDSDLAWCVMLEDGGSGGADAGPVAARFLKSLTDAG; encoded by the coding sequence GTGTCCGAACCCACGTTGCAGCAGATGGCACGTCATGACCGGGCCAGGCGTCGCGGACCACGCAGAGCACCGGTGCTGGGCGTGGCGGTGGCTGTCGTCCTGGCGGCGGGCGCGGGCTGGTGGGGATACCGGGCGTGGTCGGGGGACGGGCCGGAGGAGGACCCCGAGGTCACCGCGGCTACCGAGCGGCTCCAGTCGTTCCTTGACGCGTGGGCGTCGGGCGAGCCCAAGAAGGCCGCGGCGCTGTCCGACTCCCCGGAGAACGCCGAGTCCCTGCTGACCTCGGTGCTGACCAACCTGAAACCCTCCAAGGCGGAGCTGTCGGCGGGGGAGGGCGAGAAGAACGACAAGGGCGAGGTCACCGTCCCGTACACCGCGAAGTTCACCGTTCCGGCAGTCGGCCTCTTCCGCTACGACTCCGAAGCGACCCTGATCAAGAAGGCGGAGCAGTGGACCGTGGAGTTCGGCTCCCCGATGGTCCACCCCCGGCTCAAGCCCGGACAGACCCTCGCGCTGAAGACGGTGGCCAAGCGTGCCGCCGTGCTCGACACCAACGGCGACGACCTGCAGGCGGCCTCGTTGCGGGGCTCGGTGGACGAGCAGGGAAAGGGGACCTCCGGTCTCGAGGCACGCTATGACAAGCAGTTGCGGGGCGGCGGGGGCGCGGCCACCAGCGAGGTGGTGATCGCCGACCGCCAGTCCGGCCAGGCCGAGACATCCCTCACCAAGAGCTCCGCAGAACCGGGCACACCCGTGAAGACCACCATCGACCCGAAGGTGCAGAGCGCCGCCGCCGAGGCGATGGAGGGGCTGAAGGTGAACGCGGCCCTGATCGCGGTGGAGCCCTCGACCGGGAACATCCTGGCCGTCTCCAACCGGCCGGCCGGCGGCCTCAACCGGGCGCTGGCCGGGCAGTATCCGCCCGGATCGACCTTCAAGGTGGTGACGGCGGCGGCGATGCTCCAGGCGGGCATGAAGCCCGCGGACGTGGTGGAGTGCCCCAAGTTCGCGCACGTCGACGGGCAGCGGTTCGAGAACCAGAACCAGTTCACGCTGCCGTCCGGCTCGACCTTCAGGGACTCCTTCGCCAAATCCTGCAACACCATGTTCGTGGAGCACCGCTCCAAGGTGGGCGGCTCCGCCCTGCACGACGCTGCCGAGGCGTTCGGGATAGGCGGCGTCTGGGACGTCGGCGACTCGACCTACGACGGATCGGTCCCGGTGAGTACGTCGGACAACGACCTCGCGGCGTCCACCATCGGCCAGGCCCGGGTACAGGCCTCGCCCTTGGTGATGGCGTCGATCGCGGCGACGGTGAAGGAGGGCGTCTTCAAGCAGCCTGTGCTGGTGCCCGACGCGGTCAAGAAGAAGCACGAGGCGACGGCGCGGCTCGCCCCCTCGGTGACCGGCGCACTGCACGACATGATGCGGGCGACGGTGACGTACGGAGCGGGCAGCGCCCTGACGGGCATCCCCGGGGAGCCGCACGCCAAGACCGGGACCGCGGAGTTCGGTCAGGAGAAGCCGCCGCGCACCCATGCCTGGATGATCGGCTACCAGGGTGACAGCGACCTGGCGTGGTGCGTGATGCTGGAGGACGGTGGTTCGGGCGGCGCGGACGCGGGGCCGGTGGCGGCCAGGTTCCTGAAGAGTCTTACGGATGCCGGCTGA